The DNA window ATTGCAGAAGGAAGTATTGCAGCTCATTTTAACGCTGAAATTATTGAGATTAAAGAGAATTCTGTTATTTTTAAAAATGAAACCAACCAAACTTTCGAAATTGAAAACGACTTTGTTCTTGCGATGACCGGTTATCTTCCGGATTTTGATTTTCTGAAAAATTCCGGGATTGAATTGAATGGTGATTGTCTCAATCCTTTTTACAACATGGAAACAATGGAAACCAATATTCCTAATTTATATCTGGCTGGAGTCGTGTGTGGCGGAAAAGATACGCATCTGTGGTTCATTGAAAATTCGAGAATTCATGCTGAGATGATTATCAACAATATACTTTCCAACCCATTTCCGGAAAATATTACAAAATAATTTTTATCATCAATTATAAAAGCCGATCGAGCAGCCCTTTTTAGAGCTGCTTATTTTTTTGTTATACTATAATTTTCCAAAACATTTTTTACAATAAAAATCATAAATATTAATTTTTTAAATACTAAATACAAATTCATATTTAATATATAAAATACTGAAAAACAACAATTTAACATAAAATAAAATATTCTAAACATATAAGATAAAATTATAAATTTAGCAAAGTTATTATCATTTTAATAACGTAAAAAAAGCAAAAAAAAATAAAAAAACATGAAAAAAAAAATCTACTTATTTCTGGCAATTGCCACCATAGGAAGCCAGAGTCTGTGTGCGCAGAATTTCTGGAAAAAAACCAAAATCAACGAAAGAAATTTAATCGAGTCCAAGAGGTACATTGGAGCTGATTATTCTAACACTTACACATTGGATATCAATCAATTGAAATCAGTATTACAAATGGCTCCTGTATCTAAAACAGGGATGGCTACAAAATCTACTGTAATGATAGATATTCCCGGCCTGGACGGAAAATTTGAAAAATATGCCGTTTATGAGACCTCCAACATGGCTCCAGAACTGGCTGCAAAGTTTCCGGAAATTAAATCTTACAGAGGGCTATCTGTAAAAAATCCAGGCAAAAGAGTCAGCTTTGGACTGTCACAGAAAGGAATAAACATAATTATATTTAATCCTAGCCAGAAACCAACAGTTATTGAACCTGCCACCAAAGATGCTTCCGTCTATCTTGTAAGCCCTGCTGCTCCGGAAGTACTTTCCAAAATTAGTAATTTTGAATGCCATATTGACGAAAAAAAATCTGGTAATACAGCCAAGGTATTCCCTAGTGATAATACCAATGACAAGAAATTCAGAACCTATAAACTTGCTGCAACCACTGATGGGGAATTTAGTGAATACCATGGTGGCACTCTTGCTAATTCAGTGGCAGCTATTAATAATCTGATGAGCTATATCAATCCTGTCTATGAAAGAGATCTTTCCATTCATATGAATCTGGTAGCTAATAATGATCAGATTATTTTCTTGGATAAAAATACAGATCCGTATTCAACATTTAACACCAGCAACCTTTCAGCATCCCAAACAACATTAGATAAAGAAATTAAAACCACTCTCAATAATACCATTGGCAGTGGCAATTATGACCTGGGAATGCTATTTTCCAATCAAAATACAGGAGGTGGCAAAGCTTCAGACATTGGTGGGGTATGTAACGGAGGTGCAGCTTATGCAGGTGCAGTCGGGCTTACCTCTACCCCAAGCGGATTTATATTTGCAATGATTGTTGCTCATGAAATGGGGCATCTGTTTGGAGCAAATCATACATTTTCCAAACCGGAAAATATGAATATAACCTTAATGTATTTAGGAATATTTCCTCTCGAAACCATTACACAACCAGAAACAGGTGCCAACAGAGAACCGGGAAGTGGAACTACTATTATGGGGTATCCAGGTGTAACAGGAACTTACGATGTAGTGGATAAACACAGTGATCAATTTTTGCACTATAGTATTAGCCAAATCAATAGTTATATCAAAACCACCAGTTGTGCAACCGTAGTAGATATGTCTAACAATCCACCGGTTGTAAATGCCGGACCAGATTATACTATTCCTAAAGGAACTGCTTTTAAACTAACAGCGACAGCGACAGATCCGGATAATAACAGCTTAACATATTCCTGGGAAGAAGCTGATCTCTCTGCACCTAATACACCTTTTAACATTAATGTTACTATTCCTGTAAATCAAGATGATGTGAGGAATCAGTTGCTTCAAAATATGAAGAACTATTCATTTCCCGATCGTATGTCTGCTGTAACTCCAAATTTCAGAGTATATTCCCCAACTACAAACCCCATACGGTATTTTCCTCCACTTAATGAAGTTCTTGATGGAAGTTTGTACAATACGTGGAATATGGCTTCAAATGTTGCCCGCAATATGAAATTCATAAGTTTAGTGAGAGATAATGCTACAGAAGGAGGCCAAACAGCAAGTGATGAAGCAGTAGTCAGCATCAATGAAAGTACAGGACCTTTTAAAATTACCTCAGTTTCATTAAATCAAAATTACCCGTCAGGATCTTCTCACCTTCTAAAATGGGATATAGCCGGAACCAATACAGCTCCTATCGATACACAATCTGTGAATATCTTAATATCAATAGATGGAGGAACTACATTTAATCAGCTTGTCTCCAATACACCCAACGATGGGGAAGAAACAATTACAATTCCATCTACACCTTCACAAAAAGCTTATATTATAGTGGAATCTGTAGGAAATATTTATTATGCAGCAAGTCCGGCTTTTGCTATTGGTTATAATGTAACCATGAACTGTACCCAATATCCTGTCAGCGGAACATTTGCCATCGCTCCTAGTGCTCCTGCTATCATGAATATTAATATCCCAGTCACAACGACCATTGAAGATATTAATATTGCAATGGATATTTCTTATACCGATCTAAAAAATCTTGCTTTAACACTCAAATCCCCAAGCGACGCTCAAAATCAGTTATTCTGGTACTCGAATTGCCCTGGAAAAAACACTCTTAAGGCAAGATTTGATCAGGAAGGAGAGTCTTCAGCAATAAATTGTAATAATCTTAATACCAATCCTCCCGTTAGAATAGAACCTATCAGACTTGATTTAAGTAAATACTATGGTCAAAACCCGAGTGGAAACTGGATCATTAGAGCGATTGACCCCGTAACTAATTCTACAGCTTCAGGAAAAGTAAATTCTGCCGCCATTGAGCTCTGCACCAGACAAGCCGTTTCTACTCTGAATGTAAAAGAGATCGCTTTAGGAAAAGATGAATTCCAGATCTATCCTAATCCTTCTAATGGAAGATTCAATGTATTGATGAAGAAAAACACCTCTATAGAAGTTCAGATTTTTGATATTGCAGGAAGATTGGTACATAGTCAAAAGGATATCACTAATGACACCAAAATAGACCTTACCGGTTTTGCCAAAGGAAACTATATCATGGTATTCAATACAGGTACAAAAAAAATAGCTAAAAAGGTTATTATTAAATAAATTCAGATTTTAGAATTATTAAAGAACCCGGTTGAAAAAATTTCAGCCGGGTTTTATTATATTTTATAATTCTGTAAATCAAATCAACTCATTATCCACTTTTATTTTTATCCTTAAGCATCCATGGAATAATAAAATAAAGACCAAATGCTATACCTATTGCCAATACTCCTGTTCCTATCCACAAAAAATTAAAACCTAACTTATCGGCAATCATTGTTCCTATATAGGGAGTAATAATAAAGGCTATAGAAATTGACATTCCGTTCAGTCCCATGTAGGCTCCCTTATTATTTTTTCCTGAGCGTAATGCTGTAATTGTTGACATAAAAGGCAATGTCCATATTTCGCCGATACAAAGGAGTGTCATAGAAACCAGTAATGCAACCATAGTATAATCAAAAGCCAGCATAGCATAGGACAGACCACATAATAAAGTTCCTAAAAACATGGTAAATGCTAAGGTAAAATATTTCTCCGCAAGCTGAACAAATCCCATTTCCAGCAGCACAATCAAAAATCCGCTATATCCCAGAATAAACCCAATATTTTGCTGGCTTATATGTGCTGTGTCTTTATAAAAGATAGTCAACGTACTGAATAGCTGAAAGAAACAAATAGCAAACAACATACAAAACAAACTATACACCAGGAATTTGCGGTCACGATATGGAGAGCTTTCTTTTTTTATAATGATAGTTTCTTTAACCTTTTTTGCATTTTGTCTTGCTACTTTTGTTCGTTTTTGGAAAAACCAGATGTACATCAATCCGGCCAGAAAAGCGGCTAAAGCATTACTGAAAAATAAAAATTCATACGATATAGCTGACAAAATCCCTCCTAATGCAGGCCCAATAGAGAAACCTAAATTAACGGCCATCCTGTTTAATGAAAAGGCTCTGGTAATATTTTCAGGTCTTGCATATTTTGTAATCGCAACCGAATTGGCCGGACGAAACGTTTCGCTTATGATACTCTGAGCCAAAATAATAGCTGCCAATCCGACTTCAGTTTTAAATAAGGGAATTAAACAGAATAAAGGAACACTCAACAGTAAACTTAAGCTTTGCACTCTATATTCACCGATTTTATCCGTGATCATTCCACCCAACCATGAACCGATTACAGATCCAATACCGAAGAAACTCAATACAATTCCTGAATTTTCAATACTGAAATGTAAATGATCCGTCATATAAACTCCCAAAAAAGGAAGCACCATAGAACCGGCCCTGTTGATGAGCATTACCAACGCCAGCATCCAACTCTCCTGCGAGAGTCCTTTAAAAGAACTCGTGTATAAGTTAATTAATCTCACAATACTATTTGGGGGGAAAAATTTGAAAGTACAAATTTAGGCAAAAATAGCCTGAACCGCCTTTATTTAAAGTATTTTTTATAAATAACCATAATAAAAACAGACTATCAATGGTTTTCAAAAACTGGAAGTCTTTTTTGGTGTGTAAAGCTTTAAAAGCCTTTATAATTTTCGTAAATTGCAGTGACAGTAAGGTTTTACAATCTATAAAAGCTTAAAAATACAATAAGAATTTAATCAATACAAGAATGGTAACCTATGAAAACTTACATGATACTTTATCTTTTTACAGTATTGACTGCCGTAAGTCTTATTATGTCTCGTCAGGAAATCCTATTTTTAAATTTCCCGGGGAACCTTTCAGAATGGATTACTATGCCTTATGTATCTGTACCGCAGGAGAAATAAGCATTGAAATTGATAATCAGAATTATAAAGTAGATGCACATAGTTTTCTTGTAGCGGCACCCTCAACCATTGTAAAATTTCTGGAAACCAGTGAAGATTTTATGATGAAGCTACTGTTCTTCGATAAGAACTTTCTTATTAAAAATATTTCTAATCCTTTCATCATTGAAAAAATGAACCTTTTCCCTGAAGGCTCTTACAGCATTGTAAAGACTACTGCAAAAAACTCTTCACAACTTCAAAATCTGTTGGATTACCTTAAAAAGAAATCCAGAAAACAGGGAAAATTTACAGAAGAAATTATCCGCACCATCATCTTCAATCTATTGCTGGAAACCGCAGAGATTATTGAAAAGGAAAATCTCACTGGAAATGAAAAGGAGGAAGGAAAAAAAGATCTTTACCTGAAATTCACTAAGCTCATCCGAGAAAACATCAGAAAGCAGAGAGCCGTCCAGTTTTATGCTGATCAACTTTGTATTTCCAACAAATATCTGATAGAAATCATTAAAAAAACAAGCGGAAAAACACCTCATGAAGTGATTGACGAAACCTTACTAAAGGAAGCTTACGTCATGCTTGGAAATCCTGAGGTCACCATATTGGAGATTGCTTTTGAACTTCAGTTTAATTCCGCCTCTGCTTTTGGACGTTTTTTCAAAAAACATACTTCCATCTCCCCTTCTGAGTACAGAATTAAAGAAAATATCCAGTCGTAAGAATTTGGGGACAGCAATTCCGACATTGGGGATATGCAGTGCTTTGTGAATAGGGGTACCTTTATAATGTTAATTAAAAACATTACAAAATGAGTATGATCAATTCAAAATTCGACACAATTTTAAATACTTCTGACCAATTCGGAAAAGTGAACCATGAACCGGATTCGAGTAAAGAAGTTCAAATTAACACTCCTGAAAAGACAATGCCTTTCTCGGACCAGATCGGAAACTATCAGCGTAATAAAGGTATTCCTTTACAATCATATGAAAACAGTAAAATTTACATTGTAGGAAGCGGAATTGCAGGAATGTCTGCAGCATATTACTTCATTCGTGACGGGCGTGTTCCGGGCAAAAATATCATTTTCCTTGATCAGCTGAATATTGAAGGAGGATCCCTCGATGGTGCCGGTAATGCAAAAGACGGCTATATCATTCGTGGTGGAAGGGAAATGGATATGACCTACGAAAATCTTTGGGATATTTTCCAGGATATCCCTGCACTGGAACTACCTGCCCCTTATAGTGTCTTGGATGAATACCGTCTTATTAATGACAATGATCCCAATTATTCAAAAGCAAGATTGATCCATAACCAGGGGCAGATTCAGGATTTCAGTAAATTCGGATTGGAGAAAAAAGACCAATTGGCCATTGTCAAACTTTTATTAAAGAAAAAAGAAGAGCTTGATGATCTAAGTATTGAAGACTATTTCTCAGAATCGTTCCTCAACAGTAATTTCTGGTTTTTCTGGCGTTCCATGTTTGCCTTTGAAAACTGGCACAGTTTATTGGAACTGAAACTGTATATGCACAGATTCCTGCACGCAATCGATGGGATGAAAGACTTCTCATGTCTTGTATTTCCAAAATACAATCAATATGACACATTTGTCACTCCGTTAAAAGATTTTCTTGTTGAAAAAGGAGTACAGATCCAGTTTAACACCCTGGTGAAAGATTTGGATATTCATATCAATACTGAAGGAAAAACCGTAGAAGGAATTATTACTGAACAAAATGGTGAAGAGGTAAAAATACCGGTAGGAAAAGACGATTATGTAATTGTAACTACCGGTTCTATGACAGAAAGTACGTTTTATGGAGATAACAATACCGTTCCTGAAGTGACAATAGATAATACCAGCATGGGCCAAAGCCCGGGATGGAAACTCTGGAAAAATCTTGCTGCAAAATCTGAAGTATTCGGGAAACCTGAAAAATTCTGTAGTCATATCGAAAAATCTTCATGGGAATCTGCAACATTAACCTGTCGTCCGTCTGCATTCACAGAAAAATTAAAAGAGCTATGTGTGAATGATCCTTATTCCGGGAAAACAGCTACCGGAGGTATCATTACAATCACGGACTCTAATTGGGTGATGAGCTTTACCTGCAACAGACAGCCTCACTTCCCGACTCAACCGGATGATATTCTTGTGGTTTGGGTATATGCTCTATTGATGGATAAAGAAGGTAATTATATCAAAAAAACAATGCCGCAATGTACCGGGAACGAGATTCTTGCAGAGCTTTGTCACCACCTTGGAATGACGGATCAACTGGATAATGTTATAGAGAATACAATCGTTCGTACAGCATTTATGCCTTATATCACCTCCATGTTTATGCCAAGAGCCTATGGAGACCGTCCGAGAGTTGTTCCTGAAGGTTGTACGAATCTAGGTCTTGTAGGGCAGTTCGTGGAAACAAATAATGATGTAGTCTTCACCATGGAAAGTTCTGTAAGAACAGCAAGAATTGCAGTATACAATCTTCTTAACCTCAACAAGCAGGTTCCGGATATTAATCCGTTACAATATGACATCCGCCATTTACTGAAAGCAACCCAGGCTCTGAATGATTATAAGCCGTTTCTGGGAGAAGGAATTTTAAGAAAAATATTAAAAGACACTTACTTTGAACATATCCTGGTTAACCGTCCTGAAGAAAAAGAAGAACATGAATCTTTCTTCATGGAACAGGTAGGTAAATTTCAGGATTGGATAAAAGGAGTAAAGGGTTAATATTCTTTTTATGTTGAGAAAAGGTTTTTAAAACAAAAACTGGATGAGCTTAATTTGAGATTGCTTCACCTTCGGTTCGCAATAACGTTACCAATCAATAAAAAAGCAGGACTTATTTCTAAGTCCTGCTTTTTTATATTTATATTCCGAAAATTATTCCGGTTTATAACCATCTTTTAAAGTTACCGTACGGTTGAATACCAGATTAGAATCCGTAGAATCCTGATCTTTTGTAAAGTATCCGATTCTTTGGAACTGAAGTGGCTCCCCTACTGCTACATCTTTTAAACCTGGTTCAGCAAAACCTTGAATCATCGTTACAGATTCAGGATTGATGAAGTTTAAGAAATCAACATCTTTTTCAGCATCCGGTTGCTCTACAGTAAATAGCTTATCGTAAACTCTTATTTCTACAGGGATCGCATGTTTTGCAGATACCCAGTGTAAAGTTCCTTTTACTTTTCTTAAACTTTCTTCTGTTCCGCTTCCAGATTTACTTTTTTCATCATAAGTAGCATAGATGGTGGTGATCTCACCATTTTCATCCTTCTCTACTCTTTCAGCTTTAATGATATAAGCAGATTTCAAACGAACTTCTCCACCTAATTTCAGTCTGAAGAATTTATTGTTGGCTTCTTCTTTGAAGTCTTCACGTTCTATGTATAATTCTCTGGAGAATGGTACTTCTCTTGTTCCTGCATTTTCCTGTTCAGGATTATTTTCAGTGTCCAACCATTCTTCTTTATCTTCAGGATAGTTTTCAATCACTAATTTTACAGGATCTACAACTGCCATTACACGTTTTGCCACTTTATTAAGGTCTTCACGTACGCAGAAATCAAGCAACTGAATTTCAATAAGGTTTTCTCTTTTGGCAACACCTACTTTTTCAATAAAGTTTCTGATGGAAGCCGGAGTAAATCCTTTTCTTCTCATTCCTGAAATGGTAGGCATCCTCGGATCATCCCATCCTGTTACCGCCCCTTCGGCTACAAGTCTTTGTAACTTTCTTTTGGAAGTAATCATATAGGAAACATTCATCCTTGCAAATTCTCTTTGCTTGGGAGCTACTTTAGATTCATCATATACCTGCTCAAGATACCAGTTATATAAAGGTCTGTGGTTTTCAAACTCTAATGAACATAGTGAGTGAGAAACTTGTTCCAGGTAATCAGATTCACCGTGTGCCCAGTCGTACATCGGATAAATTTTCCATGCAGTACCTGTTCTGTGGTGAGGTCTTTTCAGAATTCTGTACATCACAGGGTCACGCATATTCATATTGGGAGAAATCATGTCGATTTTAGCACGAAGAGACATTGTTCCCTCCTCGAACTCTCCGTTTTTCATTCTTTCGAACAAACCCACAGATTCTTCAACCGGACGGTTTCTATATGGTGATTCTACGCCTGGTTCTGCAGGATTTTTTCTCTGCTCGGTAATAACTTCAGATGGTTGCTCATCTACGTAAGCTTTTCCTTCTTTAATTAATTGTACTGCCCATTCATAAAGCTGCTGGAAGTAATCTGATGCATACAATTCTTTATCCCATTTGAATCCTAGCCATTCAACGTCTTTTTTAATAGAATCTACGAATTCCTGCTCTTCTTTTTCAGGGTTCGTATCGTCAAAACGAAGGTTTACGGGAGCGTTGTATTTTTCGCCCAGCCCAAAGTTAATGCAGATGGCTTTAGTATGCCCTACATGCAGATAACCATTAGGTTCAGGGGGAAAACGGAAACGGATCTGATCTTTATTCAAACCGTTTGCCAGATCATCTTCAATAATTTGCTCAATAAAATTGAGTGATTTTTTTTCTTCTTCCATTAAATTAGCTTTTATTTATAGCAAAAAAAGTTGCACAAAGTTACGGAAAAATAAGCGTTTGTGAAAGTGATAATTTAAAAGCATAAGTGATGCTAATTCAGTATTTTTTATTAATTTAGGAAAAGCTAAAACCATTTATCAAGTATCATCATGGCCGTTTATATTCTAAGCAACCGAAAAATCGTTCGTCATAAGGGCGAAAAAGTAGATTCTTTTTCCAATGATGAATATTCAATCCCCAATTTCAGGATTGCCAAATGCAATTTTGACGACTATAAAGAACCCACTGCACAGGCTCGAAAGAAAAAAGATTACACTAATAGGAACATTTTAGATTACAAATTATTCTCTGAACCTGAAAAACAAGGCTATGGAGAAGTGCTGGATGTACTTCTTAGTGAAAAAGGCATAAAAAAATCTCCTCTGACCGCTGATAATCTGGGTGGAACGCAGAGAATGTTCTATGAATTGTATAAGAATATGTCTGCTACAAAAGACAGGAGTGACGTTTTGATCTTTATTCACGGGTATGCATATACTTTTGATGATGAGCTTAAGGCAATGATTGACCTTAAAAAGTTATTTATTGATAATCCTGCTTCTCCCGTAGAACATATTTTATTTGTAAGCTGGCCGGCTTCGAGTAGTCTTGTTCCAATGACTTACTTTGATGATAAGGCGTCAAGCATTAATTCAGGGACATCATTATTGAGACTGTTTTACTTCTATACTCAGTTTTTAAAGGATATTTTTTCCAACCGTGATCTGGCTCCGTGCAATCAAAGAATTCACATTATGGCGCATTCTCTGGGAAACAGAGTACTCCAGAGTATGTTGTATAGTCTCAAAAGAGAAAATATACTGAGAGTTATCGATCAGGTGATTCTTCTGAATGCAGACGTGAGTTATAAAGTGTTTGAGGATGCTGAGGATTCTTTTAATAAGCTTCCTCTCCTTGCCAATCGTATTTCTATTTATCTAAACAGACAGGATCTGATTCTGGGCGTATCACAGTTTACCAAAAATATCCTTACTCCGAGACTTGGTAAAAACGGGCCAAGCGATATCACCCCGTATAAAGACATCGTTTCTATCATAGACTGCACTTTTGTAAAAGATGATGTGTTGAAAAGTCTTAAATATGAAATAGGAAATCATTGGGGATACCTTTCCAGCTCACAGGTTCAGAATGATATTTTTCAAAATTTATATGGAATCGATCGGAATCTTATCACGAATAGAATAAAAGATAACGAAAATATTTTCACAATTATTTCTTAATGATTAATTAAAAAAATGCTATAAAATTAACTCAATGTTAAAGTTACGACAAAAAAAGAGGATGGCATAGAGATTGCCAATTCATACGATAGGGAATTACAATTTTTTATCATGAAACA is part of the Chryseobacterium lactis genome and encodes:
- a CDS encoding reprolysin-like metallopeptidase, which gives rise to MKKKIYLFLAIATIGSQSLCAQNFWKKTKINERNLIESKRYIGADYSNTYTLDINQLKSVLQMAPVSKTGMATKSTVMIDIPGLDGKFEKYAVYETSNMAPELAAKFPEIKSYRGLSVKNPGKRVSFGLSQKGINIIIFNPSQKPTVIEPATKDASVYLVSPAAPEVLSKISNFECHIDEKKSGNTAKVFPSDNTNDKKFRTYKLAATTDGEFSEYHGGTLANSVAAINNLMSYINPVYERDLSIHMNLVANNDQIIFLDKNTDPYSTFNTSNLSASQTTLDKEIKTTLNNTIGSGNYDLGMLFSNQNTGGGKASDIGGVCNGGAAYAGAVGLTSTPSGFIFAMIVAHEMGHLFGANHTFSKPENMNITLMYLGIFPLETITQPETGANREPGSGTTIMGYPGVTGTYDVVDKHSDQFLHYSISQINSYIKTTSCATVVDMSNNPPVVNAGPDYTIPKGTAFKLTATATDPDNNSLTYSWEEADLSAPNTPFNINVTIPVNQDDVRNQLLQNMKNYSFPDRMSAVTPNFRVYSPTTNPIRYFPPLNEVLDGSLYNTWNMASNVARNMKFISLVRDNATEGGQTASDEAVVSINESTGPFKITSVSLNQNYPSGSSHLLKWDIAGTNTAPIDTQSVNILISIDGGTTFNQLVSNTPNDGEETITIPSTPSQKAYIIVESVGNIYYAASPAFAIGYNVTMNCTQYPVSGTFAIAPSAPAIMNINIPVTTTIEDINIAMDISYTDLKNLALTLKSPSDAQNQLFWYSNCPGKNTLKARFDQEGESSAINCNNLNTNPPVRIEPIRLDLSKYYGQNPSGNWIIRAIDPVTNSTASGKVNSAAIELCTRQAVSTLNVKEIALGKDEFQIYPNPSNGRFNVLMKKNTSIEVQIFDIAGRLVHSQKDITNDTKIDLTGFAKGNYIMVFNTGTKKIAKKVIIK
- a CDS encoding MFS transporter, giving the protein MLALVMLINRAGSMVLPFLGVYMTDHLHFSIENSGIVLSFFGIGSVIGSWLGGMITDKIGEYRVQSLSLLLSVPLFCLIPLFKTEVGLAAIILAQSIISETFRPANSVAITKYARPENITRAFSLNRMAVNLGFSIGPALGGILSAISYEFLFFSNALAAFLAGLMYIWFFQKRTKVARQNAKKVKETIIIKKESSPYRDRKFLVYSLFCMLFAICFFQLFSTLTIFYKDTAHISQQNIGFILGYSGFLIVLLEMGFVQLAEKYFTLAFTMFLGTLLCGLSYAMLAFDYTMVALLVSMTLLCIGEIWTLPFMSTITALRSGKNNKGAYMGLNGMSISIAFIITPYIGTMIADKLGFNFLWIGTGVLAIGIAFGLYFIIPWMLKDKNKSG
- a CDS encoding AraC family transcriptional regulator, with the protein product MVTYENLHDTLSFYSIDCRKSYYVSSGNPIFKFPGEPFRMDYYALCICTAGEISIEIDNQNYKVDAHSFLVAAPSTIVKFLETSEDFMMKLLFFDKNFLIKNISNPFIIEKMNLFPEGSYSIVKTTAKNSSQLQNLLDYLKKKSRKQGKFTEEIIRTIIFNLLLETAEIIEKENLTGNEKEEGKKDLYLKFTKLIRENIRKQRAVQFYADQLCISNKYLIEIIKKTSGKTPHEVIDETLLKEAYVMLGNPEVTILEIAFELQFNSASAFGRFFKKHTSISPSEYRIKENIQS
- a CDS encoding oleate hydratase gives rise to the protein MSMINSKFDTILNTSDQFGKVNHEPDSSKEVQINTPEKTMPFSDQIGNYQRNKGIPLQSYENSKIYIVGSGIAGMSAAYYFIRDGRVPGKNIIFLDQLNIEGGSLDGAGNAKDGYIIRGGREMDMTYENLWDIFQDIPALELPAPYSVLDEYRLINDNDPNYSKARLIHNQGQIQDFSKFGLEKKDQLAIVKLLLKKKEELDDLSIEDYFSESFLNSNFWFFWRSMFAFENWHSLLELKLYMHRFLHAIDGMKDFSCLVFPKYNQYDTFVTPLKDFLVEKGVQIQFNTLVKDLDIHINTEGKTVEGIITEQNGEEVKIPVGKDDYVIVTTGSMTESTFYGDNNTVPEVTIDNTSMGQSPGWKLWKNLAAKSEVFGKPEKFCSHIEKSSWESATLTCRPSAFTEKLKELCVNDPYSGKTATGGIITITDSNWVMSFTCNRQPHFPTQPDDILVVWVYALLMDKEGNYIKKTMPQCTGNEILAELCHHLGMTDQLDNVIENTIVRTAFMPYITSMFMPRAYGDRPRVVPEGCTNLGLVGQFVETNNDVVFTMESSVRTARIAVYNLLNLNKQVPDINPLQYDIRHLLKATQALNDYKPFLGEGILRKILKDTYFEHILVNRPEEKEEHESFFMEQVGKFQDWIKGVKG
- a CDS encoding glutamine--tRNA ligase/YqeY domain fusion protein, producing the protein MEEEKKSLNFIEQIIEDDLANGLNKDQIRFRFPPEPNGYLHVGHTKAICINFGLGEKYNAPVNLRFDDTNPEKEEQEFVDSIKKDVEWLGFKWDKELYASDYFQQLYEWAVQLIKEGKAYVDEQPSEVITEQRKNPAEPGVESPYRNRPVEESVGLFERMKNGEFEEGTMSLRAKIDMISPNMNMRDPVMYRILKRPHHRTGTAWKIYPMYDWAHGESDYLEQVSHSLCSLEFENHRPLYNWYLEQVYDESKVAPKQREFARMNVSYMITSKRKLQRLVAEGAVTGWDDPRMPTISGMRRKGFTPASIRNFIEKVGVAKRENLIEIQLLDFCVREDLNKVAKRVMAVVDPVKLVIENYPEDKEEWLDTENNPEQENAGTREVPFSRELYIEREDFKEEANNKFFRLKLGGEVRLKSAYIIKAERVEKDENGEITTIYATYDEKSKSGSGTEESLRKVKGTLHWVSAKHAIPVEIRVYDKLFTVEQPDAEKDVDFLNFINPESVTMIQGFAEPGLKDVAVGEPLQFQRIGYFTKDQDSTDSNLVFNRTVTLKDGYKPE
- a CDS encoding alpha/beta hydrolase is translated as MAVYILSNRKIVRHKGEKVDSFSNDEYSIPNFRIAKCNFDDYKEPTAQARKKKDYTNRNILDYKLFSEPEKQGYGEVLDVLLSEKGIKKSPLTADNLGGTQRMFYELYKNMSATKDRSDVLIFIHGYAYTFDDELKAMIDLKKLFIDNPASPVEHILFVSWPASSSLVPMTYFDDKASSINSGTSLLRLFYFYTQFLKDIFSNRDLAPCNQRIHIMAHSLGNRVLQSMLYSLKRENILRVIDQVILLNADVSYKVFEDAEDSFNKLPLLANRISIYLNRQDLILGVSQFTKNILTPRLGKNGPSDITPYKDIVSIIDCTFVKDDVLKSLKYEIGNHWGYLSSSQVQNDIFQNLYGIDRNLITNRIKDNENIFTIIS